One Spirochaeta africana DSM 8902 genomic window carries:
- a CDS encoding ABC transporter permease, which translates to MARFYEPAASAGSLRRRWLWWVAIRYLRSKRKEKSNIATLLSVSGIAVGVAALIVVLGVMNGFQFSTISNILELSSYHLRVGSEDGFTYAEADDWSRRLLELPGVASAVPFTEVQTLVQGPLREPVGIQVRGIPDDLRSRDPGMAAKLRMQSGRLQPHDQQIVIGTELARRLGSRVGDTINLIHFEGRGVLQPRERAYQVAGLFATDFYEFDQNYVFVHVEQAVEHLGAPGLQIGVKLDDRFQDRSAATRIAALMQPETDQSLRIQRWRDFDRSIFGALQLEKSLMTMLLGLVFLVVGVNIFQSLRRSVIERTDELGVLKAMGAGPRSVQLIFVLEGAIIGLAGAAIGTAAGLLLSRYLNETVVLVRRVLGQGTVSPALWSNIPVALVPAEVAATAAVAIVSTVLAGYAASRRVAGILPAEVLRDE; encoded by the coding sequence ATGGCGAGATTCTACGAACCCGCAGCTTCAGCCGGTAGTCTGCGACGACGCTGGCTCTGGTGGGTGGCTATTCGCTACCTGCGATCGAAGCGCAAGGAGAAAAGCAACATTGCGACCCTGCTTTCGGTCTCCGGGATTGCCGTCGGGGTTGCAGCCCTGATTGTGGTGCTGGGGGTGATGAACGGCTTTCAGTTCTCGACCATATCCAACATTCTTGAACTCAGCTCCTACCATCTGCGGGTCGGCAGTGAAGACGGCTTTACCTATGCAGAGGCCGATGACTGGTCGCGTCGGCTGCTGGAGCTGCCGGGGGTAGCCAGCGCAGTGCCCTTTACCGAGGTGCAGACCCTGGTGCAGGGGCCGCTGCGGGAACCGGTGGGCATTCAGGTTCGCGGTATACCCGATGATCTGCGCAGTCGGGACCCTGGCATGGCCGCCAAACTGCGTATGCAAAGCGGTCGGCTTCAGCCCCATGACCAGCAGATTGTGATCGGTACCGAGCTGGCCCGGCGACTTGGCAGTCGTGTCGGCGACACGATCAACCTGATTCACTTTGAGGGGCGCGGGGTGCTGCAGCCGCGTGAGCGCGCCTACCAGGTTGCCGGGCTGTTTGCCACCGACTTTTACGAGTTTGATCAGAACTATGTATTCGTGCATGTCGAGCAGGCTGTCGAGCATCTGGGGGCGCCCGGACTGCAGATCGGGGTCAAACTGGACGACCGGTTTCAGGATCGAAGCGCCGCGACGCGCATCGCTGCACTGATGCAGCCCGAGACCGATCAGTCGCTGCGCATCCAGCGATGGCGCGATTTTGACCGATCGATATTCGGGGCGCTTCAGCTGGAGAAGAGCCTGATGACCATGCTGCTCGGGCTGGTGTTCCTGGTTGTCGGGGTGAATATTTTCCAGTCACTGCGGCGCAGTGTGATCGAGCGTACCGACGAGCTTGGTGTGCTCAAGGCCATGGGGGCTGGTCCGCGATCGGTGCAGCTGATATTCGTGCTGGAGGGTGCTATCATCGGGCTTGCCGGTGCCGCCATCGGTACTGCAGCCGGGCTGCTGCTCTCGCGGTATCTGAACGAAACGGTTGTGCTGGTACGGCGTGTGCTGGGGCAGGGGACCGTCAGCCCTGCGCTGTGGAGCAATATCCCGGTTGCCCTGGTGCCTGCCGAGGTTGCGGCCACGGCAGCGGTCGCTATTGTGTCTACCGTGCTGGCAGGCTATGCCGCCAGCCGTCGAGTGGCGGGGATACTGCCCGCGGAGGTTTTACGCGATGAATAA
- the prfB gene encoding peptide chain release factor 2 (programmed frameshift) — translation MIEELTTPISALREDILQSWRHLDPDAIEAEIAEYELRSSDPDLWNDREAAEQTMQRLKNLQDQLAPWKHLLQESEDLLELLELAKEEGDPSQEAEIREQFQALSQEYERLRVLELLSEPHDQAGAILTIHAGAGGTEACDWASMLYRMYSRWVEQRGYTSTVLDLLEAEGGVKSVTIEVVGPYAFGYLKAENGVHRLVRISPFDSSGRRHTSFASVFVSPIVDDDITIEVKPEDIRVDTYRASGAGGQHVNKTDSAIRITHLETGVVVQCQNERSQHKNRANAMKVLKSRLYELRREELEREKEASAGEKRDISWGNQIRSYVFQPYTMVKDHRTKVESGNVQAVMDGDIDQFIEGFLRM, via the exons ATGATTGAAGAACTTACTACACCGATCAGCGCGTTGCGCGAAGATATCCTCCAGTCCTGGAGGCATCTT GACCCGGATGCGATTGAAGCAGAGATAGCCGAGTACGAGCTGCGCAGCTCGGATCCCGACCTCTGGAACGACCGTGAGGCTGCCGAGCAGACCATGCAGCGTTTGAAGAACCTTCAGGATCAGTTGGCTCCCTGGAAGCATTTGCTGCAGGAAAGCGAGGATCTGCTGGAGCTGCTCGAGCTCGCCAAGGAAGAGGGGGATCCCTCCCAGGAAGCAGAGATTCGCGAGCAGTTTCAGGCCTTGTCTCAGGAGTACGAACGCCTGCGGGTGCTGGAGCTGTTGAGCGAACCTCATGATCAGGCCGGCGCTATCCTTACCATTCATGCCGGTGCCGGCGGTACCGAGGCATGTGACTGGGCCAGCATGCTGTACCGGATGTATTCCCGCTGGGTGGAACAGCGCGGCTATACATCGACGGTGCTGGACCTGCTGGAGGCAGAGGGTGGGGTGAAATCGGTCACCATAGAGGTTGTCGGGCCGTACGCCTTCGGCTATCTGAAGGCGGAGAACGGGGTGCACCGGCTGGTGCGGATCTCCCCCTTCGATTCGAGCGGTCGACGCCACACCAGTTTTGCCTCGGTGTTTGTGTCGCCGATTGTCGATGACGATATCACCATAGAGGTAAAACCCGAGGATATCCGGGTCGATACCTATCGGGCCAGTGGTGCTGGCGGGCAGCATGTCAACAAGACCGATTCTGCCATCCGGATTACCCATCTGGAAACCGGTGTCGTCGTGCAATGTCAGAATGAGCGCAGTCAGCACAAGAACCGGGCGAATGCCATGAAGGTACTCAAGTCACGGCTGTACGAGCTCCGTCGCGAGGAACTCGAGCGGGAGAAAGAGGCCTCGGCCGGCGAGAAGCGCGACATATCCTGGGGCAACCAGATTCGCTCGTATGTCTTTCAGCCGTACACCATGGTGAAGGATCACCGAACCAAGGTCGAATCCGGCAACGTACAGGCCGTTATGGATGGGGATATCGATCAGTTTATCGAGGGATTCTTGCGAATGTAG
- a CDS encoding response regulator, translating into MQQPPTVLLVDDIPLFRQAIRDAVESWGARVVAEAANGREALSRYAEYRPDLVFLDIMMPEMDGIEALRWLRRYDPDARVIMCSSIKDSQMIYAAIRLGALDFVPKPFTGARIAEALSLAAGGVA; encoded by the coding sequence ATGCAGCAGCCGCCGACAGTACTACTGGTAGACGACATTCCGCTGTTTCGACAGGCGATTCGTGACGCTGTCGAGTCGTGGGGTGCCCGGGTGGTTGCCGAGGCTGCCAATGGTCGTGAGGCGCTGAGTCGCTACGCAGAATATCGACCGGACCTGGTATTCCTGGACATCATGATGCCCGAGATGGACGGCATCGAGGCTCTGCGGTGGCTGCGACGTTACGATCCTGATGCCCGGGTGATAATGTGCAGCTCGATCAAGGACAGCCAGATGATTTATGCGGCGATACGGCTGGGGGCCCTGGATTTCGTGCCAAAGCCCTTTACCGGTGCCCGTATTGCCGAGGCACTATCGCTGGCGGCCGGAGGGGTCGCTTGA
- a CDS encoding polyphosphate polymerase domain-containing protein yields MRITSRFERKYQLSVAQYYQVRNALRSFMTLDPYTAAAGGRYLVRSLYFDTSDYAAFHERNQGNYGRIKLRIRSYSDTITASPQVLVELKTKKGSVMEKYGSFVPCSRYLQFMQTRSWLSPADPVLIEFERLLRVRSLLPTLLVQYLREGYQSRDRVPVRVTLDHNVSSTRSHMLFPDNPLLKPHRPKHIVLEIKCARDQEPEWLQHIVRRHSLKMVPNSKYVQGIEIVRPSMATPRLVV; encoded by the coding sequence ATGCGGATCACCTCGCGATTCGAACGCAAGTACCAGCTGTCGGTGGCCCAGTACTACCAGGTACGCAACGCGCTGCGCAGCTTCATGACCCTGGATCCATATACAGCAGCGGCTGGCGGACGGTATCTGGTGCGCAGCCTGTACTTTGATACCAGTGATTACGCTGCCTTTCATGAACGGAACCAGGGGAACTACGGGCGCATCAAGCTGCGCATCCGCAGCTACAGCGACACGATCACCGCTTCACCGCAGGTGCTGGTCGAACTGAAAACCAAAAAAGGCAGTGTGATGGAAAAGTACGGCTCGTTCGTGCCCTGTTCACGCTATCTGCAGTTCATGCAGACCCGCAGCTGGCTGAGCCCGGCCGACCCGGTACTGATCGAGTTTGAACGGCTGTTGCGGGTGCGCAGCCTGCTGCCAACCCTGCTGGTCCAGTACCTGCGCGAGGGATATCAATCGCGGGACCGGGTGCCGGTGCGGGTAACCCTGGATCACAACGTCAGCAGCACCCGTTCACACATGCTCTTTCCGGACAACCCGCTGCTGAAACCACACCGACCAAAGCATATCGTTCTCGAGATCAAGTGTGCCCGGGACCAGGAGCCGGAATGGCTGCAGCACATCGTGCGCCGCCATTCGCTCAAGATGGTGCCCAACAGCAAGTACGTACAAGGGATAGAGATTGTGCGGCCCAGTATGGCAACCCCAAGGCTGGTGGTATGA
- the ftsY gene encoding signal recognition particle-docking protein FtsY, producing the protein MLLRKKKKTGPRGLGSLIRALSGAGFSEKSLEELEELLLRSDVGANTTQEILTAIEQRGTKAATGQELQDVAAAVVREHLRVWDPGMISADQSLHILLVLGVNGVGKTTTIAKLATWYREQGLQRISLAAGDTFRAAAVRQLQLHGERLGIRVVAQQDGADAAAVLYDALDSSVAREDQLLITDTAGRMHNKKHLVEELAKMNRIIERKAPQARVTRVLVLDSTTGQNALRQAEVFKEAVGVDCAVLTKYDSSARAGIAVPLCRNLEIPVAFLGTGETYADLRPFSVEEYVQEILA; encoded by the coding sequence ATGCTGTTACGGAAAAAAAAGAAAACAGGCCCGCGAGGGCTTGGTTCGCTGATTCGCGCCCTGTCCGGCGCCGGGTTCTCGGAAAAATCCCTGGAGGAGCTGGAAGAGCTGCTGTTGCGCAGCGATGTCGGGGCGAACACCACCCAGGAGATACTGACCGCCATCGAACAGCGCGGCACCAAGGCCGCGACCGGCCAGGAGTTGCAGGATGTCGCTGCCGCAGTAGTGCGTGAGCATCTGCGGGTCTGGGATCCCGGGATGATCAGCGCGGATCAGTCCCTGCATATCCTGCTGGTGCTGGGGGTAAATGGCGTTGGCAAGACAACCACCATTGCCAAACTGGCCACCTGGTATCGCGAACAGGGGCTGCAGAGAATCAGTCTGGCAGCTGGCGATACCTTTCGTGCCGCTGCGGTGCGACAGCTGCAGCTGCATGGCGAGCGACTGGGCATCCGGGTTGTCGCGCAGCAGGACGGGGCCGATGCCGCTGCGGTGCTGTATGACGCCCTGGACAGTTCGGTGGCGCGGGAGGATCAGCTGCTTATCACCGACACCGCCGGCCGCATGCATAACAAGAAGCACCTGGTAGAGGAACTGGCCAAGATGAACCGCATCATTGAACGCAAGGCTCCCCAGGCTCGGGTTACCAGAGTGCTGGTGCTGGACTCAACCACCGGACAGAATGCGCTGCGCCAGGCCGAAGTATTCAAGGAGGCCGTCGGGGTGGATTGTGCAGTGCTCACCAAGTATGACAGCAGCGCCCGGGCCGGGATTGCGGTACCGCTGTGTCGCAACCTGGAGATACCGGTAGCGTTCCTCGGAACCGGCGAAACCTATGCCGATCTGCGCCCTTTTTCGGTTGAGGAATATGTTCAAGAAATTCTTGCCTGA
- a CDS encoding DUF4956 domain-containing protein yields the protein MNRLIAVILVPPDQLMNFGISLLLAILLGLGIAAVYRYTHRGLNYESSFPATLVLLTPIVTLVMFFIQGDLVLSLGLVGSLSIIRFRTPIKDTRDMVFLFWTIAIGLGVGTHHWTYAVLATLFLALVVSVFYLTKYGRQLQSEYILIVGGAMPYNYQAIEHITGNTPAQVQLRSHEIDGENWELTYEFRFERKLEQRIQQLAGEVRQVEGVRKVSLLTPQLTLPM from the coding sequence ATGAACAGGCTCATTGCCGTGATCCTTGTCCCACCGGATCAGCTGATGAATTTCGGCATCTCGCTGCTTTTGGCAATACTGCTCGGCTTGGGAATTGCAGCGGTCTATCGCTACACCCACCGCGGACTCAACTATGAAAGCAGTTTTCCGGCCACTCTGGTTCTGCTTACCCCGATTGTCACCCTGGTTATGTTCTTTATCCAGGGCGATCTGGTACTTTCACTTGGCCTGGTGGGCTCGCTGTCGATCATCCGGTTTCGCACCCCGATCAAGGACACCCGCGACATGGTGTTCCTGTTCTGGACCATTGCAATCGGCCTGGGTGTTGGCACCCATCACTGGACCTATGCAGTACTGGCAACCCTGTTTCTGGCCCTGGTAGTCTCGGTGTTTTACCTGACGAAGTATGGTCGGCAGCTGCAGTCGGAGTACATCCTGATCGTTGGCGGGGCTATGCCCTACAACTACCAGGCAATCGAACACATAACCGGCAACACCCCGGCCCAGGTGCAGTTGCGCAGTCACGAGATTGACGGAGAGAACTGGGAGCTGACCTATGAGTTCCGTTTTGAGCGCAAGCTGGAACAGCGCATCCAGCAGCTGGCCGGCGAGGTCCGCCAGGTAGAAGGAGTACGCAAGGTGTCGCTGCTCACCCCGCAGCTTACCCTGCCGATGTAG
- a CDS encoding ABC transporter permease, giving the protein MSFFRRMRLALRFTLGKRAGEGSRPLGAIVGIAIAIVPLVVVVHVSDAMITGIADRFIETGTYHLRARPRFAVESERMEDKIAELRQIEGVTYAAAERNGFALVYHGENRTGVQVRAVAPDIYRSDPGFRRYLDLDQGEFAIEGREDIVIGRSIAETLGVGSGDSLRVLTVRSLPGGGILPRVSSFTVRGVVSTGYQELDRLWVFMNLERGSSILPPEDTSLSIGVKVAYPMALPNDLFSESPDRTEHMLNVVEQVETVLGSTYRVRTWFQEEQSRYLAFGTTRTALVVVMVLIMAVAAVNISSSMVLLVLSRQHDIGVLKALGAAPADIRALFLMIGGLIGFIGAGIGTLAGVILSTLINQLLQGLEFAAGMISALLTGSPIEGSVIGGDFYLEVIPVQILVGSSLTIWGAAVLLAVASSLVPAFRAAAVRPMQVLYRR; this is encoded by the coding sequence ATGAGTTTCTTTCGCCGGATGCGACTGGCGCTGCGGTTTACCCTGGGCAAGCGGGCCGGCGAAGGCTCCCGGCCGCTCGGGGCGATTGTCGGCATTGCCATCGCTATCGTTCCGCTGGTGGTGGTGGTACATGTGTCCGACGCCATGATTACCGGCATCGCCGACCGGTTTATCGAGACCGGCACCTATCACCTGCGAGCCCGTCCCCGGTTCGCGGTAGAGAGCGAGCGGATGGAGGACAAGATAGCCGAGCTGCGGCAGATTGAGGGGGTTACCTATGCAGCCGCCGAGCGTAACGGGTTTGCGCTGGTGTACCATGGCGAGAACCGTACCGGTGTACAGGTCCGTGCGGTTGCCCCGGATATCTACCGGAGCGATCCCGGCTTTCGCCGCTACCTTGATCTGGATCAGGGCGAGTTTGCTATCGAGGGGCGCGAGGACATCGTCATTGGTCGCAGCATTGCCGAAACCCTGGGTGTTGGCAGCGGTGACAGCCTGAGGGTGCTTACGGTACGCAGCCTGCCAGGCGGGGGTATCCTGCCGCGGGTCAGCAGCTTTACGGTTCGTGGGGTGGTGTCTACCGGGTATCAGGAGCTGGATCGCCTGTGGGTTTTTATGAACCTCGAGCGCGGCAGCAGTATCCTCCCGCCCGAGGACACCTCGCTTTCGATCGGGGTAAAGGTCGCCTACCCGATGGCGCTGCCGAATGATCTGTTCAGCGAAAGCCCGGACCGCACCGAGCACATGCTGAACGTGGTCGAGCAAGTCGAAACCGTTCTGGGCAGCACCTATCGGGTTCGCACCTGGTTTCAGGAGGAGCAATCCCGCTATCTGGCATTCGGCACAACCCGTACTGCCCTGGTGGTGGTTATGGTGCTGATCATGGCGGTGGCAGCCGTAAACATCTCCAGTTCGATGGTGCTGCTGGTGTTGTCCCGCCAGCATGATATTGGCGTACTCAAGGCATTGGGCGCCGCGCCGGCTGATATACGCGCGCTGTTTCTGATGATCGGCGGACTGATCGGGTTTATCGGTGCCGGTATCGGCACCCTGGCAGGGGTGATACTGTCCACACTCATCAATCAGCTGCTGCAGGGGCTTGAGTTTGCCGCCGGGATGATCAGCGCGCTGCTGACTGGCAGTCCGATCGAGGGCTCGGTGATCGGCGGCGATTTTTACCTTGAGGTGATTCCGGTGCAGATTCTGGTGGGATCATCGCTGACTATCTGGGGCGCTGCCGTTTTACTGGCGGTCGCCTCCAGCCTGGTGCCGGCCTTCAGGGCGGCCGCGGTACGGCCGATGCAGGTTTTGTATCGCCGGTGA
- a CDS encoding alpha-amylase/4-alpha-glucanotransferase domain-containing protein has product MKNKLIFGTYNSLPVGTSDEVLEEYYQTHYKPFLQKLYTHPDVQAVVYYCGILLEWLSANHSEFIDVLSEMVGRRQIEVIGGGFYEPILSMIPRQDRVGQIELMTTMLRKQFGRRPRGCWIPEMVWEPGLTSSLCSSGMEYTFLEDSQFIRAGMRGDQLFLPAVTEDQGKTLTVFPLHTGSLDAFLPEIALHSPSDEHHRLLVRIIPGENASDQSLDEVLAAIEQGSVDTVLPFRYLRSYSRRQRGYFPSSSSAAVHRWAQPPQPQRDHERAENLLQQQDLKNVCLEGGFFRNFLIRYPEVSRLYAKMQYTHILVNQIRGDKQRKQAAREELWRGQHHSAYWHGRSAGVYNRTTRSELYRSLIQAEKMARERGIFKPSIITLDFDMDGVEEYLYQGVAVNGYVHSLGGSLFELDSIKTQHNYMNTMARHPEVYHSEDAIAFGYDSYSRTAFLDHFIPPDATQEDFETGVPDGSSRFHLRPYRVIELNRDQHQLVMEIDGPVGTAGGYVRLEKAYSFSKQAITVSYTITNTDEGAIDRVFMPEINLAFADLGPAALRVWVCRDTHASEEVAPEGRYQGSFSRVQFQNNLVKQHITVALDGVTEIWGNPMRTRTLQRDGSTATVQQGCTVLPRWRVQLAPGESWKTTISLQLSS; this is encoded by the coding sequence ATGAAGAATAAACTGATTTTTGGCACATACAATTCTCTACCGGTGGGTACCTCGGACGAGGTACTGGAAGAGTATTATCAAACACACTATAAACCCTTTTTACAGAAGCTCTATACCCATCCGGACGTGCAGGCCGTGGTGTATTACTGCGGAATACTGCTGGAGTGGCTGTCTGCCAATCACAGTGAATTCATCGATGTCCTGTCGGAAATGGTCGGGCGTCGCCAGATAGAGGTAATCGGCGGCGGATTTTATGAGCCGATCCTCTCGATGATTCCACGGCAGGACCGGGTCGGACAGATCGAGCTTATGACGACCATGCTCCGCAAGCAGTTCGGGCGGCGACCCCGCGGCTGCTGGATTCCCGAGATGGTGTGGGAACCCGGGCTTACCTCCAGTCTTTGCAGCAGCGGCATGGAGTACACTTTTCTTGAGGACTCACAGTTCATCCGTGCCGGCATGCGCGGTGATCAGCTGTTTCTGCCGGCGGTAACCGAGGATCAGGGAAAGACCCTGACGGTGTTTCCGCTGCATACCGGTAGCCTCGATGCCTTCCTGCCGGAGATCGCACTGCACAGCCCCTCTGACGAGCATCACCGCCTGCTGGTCAGGATTATCCCCGGAGAGAATGCCAGCGATCAATCCCTTGATGAGGTGCTGGCCGCGATCGAACAGGGCAGTGTCGACACCGTTCTGCCGTTTCGCTACCTTCGCAGCTACTCGCGGCGGCAGCGGGGTTACTTTCCCAGCTCCAGCAGTGCAGCGGTACACCGCTGGGCCCAGCCCCCGCAGCCGCAGCGGGATCATGAGCGGGCCGAGAACCTGCTGCAGCAGCAGGACCTGAAAAACGTATGTCTGGAGGGGGGATTCTTCCGGAACTTCCTGATCCGGTATCCCGAAGTTTCACGGCTGTACGCCAAGATGCAGTACACCCATATCCTGGTCAATCAGATTCGCGGGGACAAACAGCGCAAGCAAGCAGCTCGAGAGGAACTCTGGCGAGGTCAGCACCACAGTGCCTACTGGCATGGTCGCTCCGCCGGGGTATACAATCGCACTACCCGCAGCGAGCTGTACCGCTCGCTGATACAGGCTGAGAAGATGGCACGCGAGCGTGGTATCTTCAAGCCGTCCATTATCACCCTGGATTTTGACATGGATGGGGTAGAGGAATACCTGTATCAGGGAGTGGCGGTAAACGGGTACGTGCACAGCCTGGGCGGGTCGCTCTTTGAGCTTGACAGCATTAAAACCCAGCATAACTACATGAATACTATGGCACGACATCCCGAGGTGTATCATTCAGAGGATGCGATAGCGTTCGGGTATGATTCCTACAGTCGTACGGCCTTTCTGGATCACTTTATTCCTCCCGATGCCACCCAGGAAGATTTCGAGACCGGTGTGCCCGATGGCAGCAGCCGGTTTCACCTGCGCCCCTATCGGGTAATCGAACTGAATCGTGATCAGCATCAGCTGGTGATGGAGATCGATGGGCCGGTCGGGACGGCTGGCGGGTATGTGCGTCTGGAAAAGGCCTACTCCTTTTCCAAACAGGCGATTACGGTTTCCTATACCATTACCAACACCGATGAGGGAGCGATCGACAGGGTGTTTATGCCCGAGATAAATCTGGCGTTTGCCGACCTCGGGCCAGCTGCTTTGCGGGTATGGGTGTGTCGCGATACTCATGCCAGCGAAGAGGTTGCTCCCGAGGGACGCTACCAGGGCAGCTTTTCCCGGGTACAGTTCCAGAACAATCTGGTCAAACAGCACATTACGGTTGCGCTGGACGGGGTTACCGAGATTTGGGGCAATCCGATGCGAACGCGTACCCTGCAGCGTGATGGCAGTACCGCAACGGTTCAGCAAGGCTGCACGGTGCTACCGCGCTGGCGGGTTCAGCTGGCTCCGGGCGAGAGCTGGAAAACCACCATCTCGCTACAGCTTTCCAGCTGA
- a CDS encoding divergent PAP2 family protein, which translates to MSEAITSQLQLLVRNPVFLSTFTSWLTAQVIKAFIDVLRRRTDTTRDLMVTVFWKTGGMPSSHSSMVTSLALSTGLTYGFNTGLFMFAFFYGGLVVRDAMGVRLAAGRQAQTLNRLGREMEQKQGIPFTPVKEINGHTPAEVSVGALIGFFMAVAFHFL; encoded by the coding sequence ATGTCCGAGGCAATCACCAGTCAATTACAGTTGCTTGTGCGCAACCCGGTATTTCTCTCTACCTTCACCAGTTGGCTGACAGCCCAGGTCATCAAGGCATTTATTGATGTGCTGCGCCGGCGCACCGACACCACCCGGGACCTGATGGTTACCGTTTTCTGGAAGACCGGGGGGATGCCGTCTTCTCACAGCTCGATGGTTACCTCGCTGGCGCTGTCGACCGGGCTGACCTACGGGTTTAACACCGGGCTTTTCATGTTCGCCTTTTTTTACGGCGGTCTGGTGGTGCGGGATGCGATGGGGGTCCGGCTGGCAGCCGGTCGCCAGGCGCAAACCCTGAATCGACTCGGACGTGAGATGGAGCAGAAACAGGGAATCCCCTTTACGCCGGTAAAAGAGATTAACGGACACACCCCGGCCGAGGTTTCGGTCGGGGCACTGATCGGTTTTTTTATGGCAGTTGCGTTTCATTTCTTGTAG
- a CDS encoding ABC transporter ATP-binding protein — protein sequence MNNELLVQVQAVHKQYRTGDELLPILEDVHLQVASGETVAVTGESGCGKSTLLNMISGLDRPSSGQVLVERVNVSALRESAAGHFRNQVLGMVFQSHHLLRDFTLLENVAMPGLIAGMGFPQAQEKALELLDRVGIADRQGHFPNAVSGGERQRAAVARALINDPRLILADEPTGNLDERHSEGVQQLLFEIVRSSAAALVLVTHDRRFAANADRSFILHRGSLEEA from the coding sequence ATGAATAATGAACTACTGGTCCAGGTACAGGCCGTGCACAAACAGTATCGCACCGGCGATGAACTCCTGCCGATTCTGGAGGATGTCCATCTGCAGGTGGCCAGCGGGGAGACCGTTGCCGTGACTGGCGAGAGCGGCTGCGGTAAATCAACCCTGCTGAACATGATATCGGGACTGGATCGCCCATCCAGCGGTCAGGTGCTGGTGGAAAGGGTGAATGTATCGGCCCTGCGGGAGTCTGCTGCCGGGCATTTCCGCAACCAGGTCCTGGGGATGGTTTTTCAGTCACACCATCTGCTGCGCGACTTTACCCTGCTGGAGAATGTAGCCATGCCCGGCCTGATTGCCGGCATGGGGTTCCCTCAGGCGCAGGAAAAGGCCCTGGAGCTGCTGGATCGGGTCGGTATTGCCGACCGTCAGGGGCATTTCCCCAATGCCGTCAGTGGCGGTGAGCGGCAGCGGGCTGCGGTGGCGCGTGCGTTGATCAATGACCCCCGGCTGATACTGGCGGACGAACCCACCGGCAATCTTGACGAACGCCACTCGGAGGGTGTGCAGCAGCTGCTGTTCGAGATTGTACGCAGCTCGGCTGCCGCGCTGGTGCTGGTTACCCACGATCGCCGGTTCGCCGCCAATGCCGACCGCAGCTTCATCCTGCATCGCGGCAGCCTGGAGGAAGCATGA